A stretch of DNA from Xyrauchen texanus isolate HMW12.3.18 chromosome 31, RBS_HiC_50CHRs, whole genome shotgun sequence:
acaaaattttaacaaagaaaaataaactttaacaaaatgtagtttgataatgtctaaatatacatccaacgtaataaaaagtaaataactaTGCCTGAAAACAATTTAATCAGCCAGGTTTGCAAAcatctgtttatatttatatagagcTTTACAGGCATCTAGTGGCCACACCATAGTATTACATatgattttcttaatttctttccACCAGATAGCGCTGCCTTCATTCATtggatttgaaaatattttttacttaaatacagCATTAATTGAAAAGTAATATCACATGTGTTTtcctaatatttttaaaataaacattatgcaaaacaaatatagtatattcatttcatttaaaaaaatacacttatggcATTGAGTCTGTTTTGAATGGCTAAAAGTATTTGTAGCATCACCTAGAgtcgtatgtgtgtttgtttgtatgcttGAGTAGCAGTTGAGATTTGGGACCACCTGACTAAGTTTGGGATCTTTAGGATTTACGGTTTATGATGCTCAGACTCTTAGGGCAGAAAAAGAATAGGAATAATATGAAGAAAATcagaacaaatacaatagggttccagcacCTTCGAAGCTTGGACCCCTGAAATAATAATTGGTCAATGAGGATATATTAACCAGAAGATAAAGCCATCTAATTTCAAAATGGACATGGAAGTCATGTGAATCAGTAAAATCAAAAGAGCTCCTGTTTTTGAACTATCAATATTTATCTTGGAAAATTGTGGATTGTGCTTATTTTTGTCAGTGTGAACTGGTGATAGAAAACAGGTGatagatttgttttacaattacTTTAATGTTGCATTATTGATGTTCATAAAATAACCCATACACTTTGTCATTTTACTGCAGGAGTTCAAAAGCTCTGGCTCGGCTAACACAGAGACCAGTAAGGTGGCAGGGACACTGGAGACCAAGTACAAGTGGGCAGAGCACGGGCTGACCTTCACTGAGAAGTGGAACACTGATAATACTCTCGGTACGGAGATATCTCTAGAGGACCAGGTAGGACACATCAACTCATCAAAGACTGGTTttgttttatataagtatatgGTGCTTGAGCTACTGGTATTAGCTTCCTAAACATATTTGGGGAGTTGCCAAAGAAATGCAGTATTGATAAAAATGCTACTTTTTAAGGGCTGTTAATACAGAATGCTACAAACACCATTCCCTTTTGTTTAGGCAATtatcactattactatttctcATAGTCAGGGTTAcccaaagtattaaactttggggCACAACTTGTCCACCACTGGTTGTTCttcggacatgaatgatacctcaattcTTGtagcttttatgtttttttctgtgtggatgaaatgaaaaatgaaaatactcccATAAGACATAGATTGAGGGAGATGACCTGAGCCATATTTAGAGATCAGAatttcatagagacttgggggtggactCTTTGGACTCTTCTTTTAACTGCATAAcaatgcccaagcaaccacccagaataccccaTTATCGTGGTTGGCAAATACCACTCACGCTTTATTCAGAATATGTACAAATCTTGTTGCAAATTTCGGTGTTTAAATATTGGCTCAGAGTAGGACTATGGTGCCAATTCAAGACTTCATCtttatatcataatttattatactatactgtaatttaaatcaataaatatcttGTCATTTAACATTAATCCTGGATATTTTTTTCCTCAGTTGGCCAAAGGCCTGAAGTTGACATTTGATTCTGCATTTTCTCCAAACACTGGGTATGTGTCTACAGTATGTCGGACCCCTGAAACCAGCCTACTTGAATAGAGCACAACattctggttccagaagtaaaaatgttGTTAATTTTTTTCCATTGGGGAATATATTATTAACCATAACGTATAAAACTTTGAAGACAGACCTTCCGTGAACTCTTAGGGTATTAATCGATGGCATGTATTTCTTTTGAAGCCAACAGTCTTGCATTATTTAATCTGAATTTTTAGAgtcatgtttaatagtggaatttctggtgaagaactacaatacccattaTCCAGAGGAGAAAAGATCCATCAATTTAGAATCGCATaaaacaaagtgcgccaaaagatcTCTGCAGTGACTGCCGATGTTGGTCTCCCTAcgcttatatatttgtaaatatgggaatattttgtaaaaaaattatcaatgaCTTCGGCATTGAcgatgcttcatgggattgtagttcattccctcataaaagacgttaagtacacagtttTGAGGCCGTGTCTTTTTGTGaggtttttaaatactttttgcttTAAACCAGAGTTTGTAATGTTCACTTCAGAGATGGTTGGTTCCGTTCATGGCTTAAAACCCTTTATGGcggattttatgaaatccttagggaagaaatgaatgagaaaaataccTCTGGAACCAAGAAGGCTGAACAAGTGGATGGGCACCGTTGCGCTCTATAGTGTTATACAAACACATCATTACAATTCAGAAAATTTCTGAACATATTTCCACCAATATTTCGCATTTAGTCTTCTCTTCTAATTGCCCATAGCAAAAAGAGTGGTAAGATCAAGAGCAGCTACCAGCGTGAGCACATTAACCTGGGCTGCGATGTGGACTATGACATCAACGGCACTGCGGTGCATGGAGCTGTGGTGGTGGGCATCGAGGGTTGGCTCGCCGGATACCAGATGACTTTTGAGGCCGGCAGAAACCGCATCTCTCAGAGCAACTTCGCTGTTGGCTACAAAACTGATGAATTCCAGCTCCACACAAATGTGTATGTACTGAAGTGTAATGCATTGTCTATGTCTGATGTGTTGTGCCATTTTCAAGGGTAGAAAGGTGGGTTAtttttacacacatttatttaGGATTGGGTAAAAATGTagtttttccgatgcatcgcaatcttAATTTAAACAATCTCAAGATAAATTCTTAattcccaagattgatctttttcTCTATGTGCAAACCTGTAccacaatgagaggaaatcattcATGCTATACGACCAAAATGTGTTATTCGTCACTGGGTGGTAAATGCTCAGacttcactcaccagtgattgtgtacTTTCGCATAGTACTTGACGAATACTTGAGTAGACAAATTGGCCAAAATACCCATTCCTAATATAAATTGCTTggatataatatagtataattttgtattagtgcagactttatatttatttaattaaatcacagccttttatggtttaattaattgtgcactcatatatttattttgtctgAAATTCCAAATTGCATTTTATAGTTAATTCCATTTTAAGGCTGGATTCTGCGATTCCGTCTACATTTTCCGCATCCCAGAAATCATAGGGTCTTAAAAGAGGTCTCCTGAACACTTCCCCCACCTGTCATCGGTCAGACAAACATATAGTCCCGCCCAAACTATATTTGGTGTAGCTAAAGTTACTGTATAAAATTGAACTTGGAGCTTAATGTTGTGCTTGCGCCAgtgttcaaaatatatattttgtaaatagGAGAGTGATTGAATTAACGTACTGTTGTTTGATGTATGTAAACATGTATTGATGTATGTTTTGAGTATGAAAAATCCTAATGTACTCATTTTAATAATGAAAAGAGTCACCTCATGAATTCAACAGTGTCTTTTCAAATGACAGGAATGATGGGACAGAATTTGGCGGTTCCATCTACCAGAAAGTGAATGACAATCTGGAGACCGCAGTGAATCTGGCCTGGACCGCCGGCAACAGCAACACTCGCTTTGGCATCGCTGCCAAGTATCAAATCGATGCAGACGCTTCCTTCTCGGTGTGTGTTGATGCTGTGCTCTTACTGTGCCTAGAATAGTATGGCAATCATGTTGTATCTACTGTCTGATTTATTCGTTTGGGAATAGACTATCATTGCACAAGTCTCCAGTGTATGAaatcttaagcccaaagtatacttcggatTTGATGCAAACGCTTAGCGTCTGCGTATAGCCAAACGCtcacctttcaaagtatacttaatttgactgtgtgtgcatacACAGACAGTTGGTGCATGTGCGCTATGACTGCTATGGGACACTATTCTATTTCTTTattaggagtttagacccataaatgtgtctttatagtccttcagactcgagttatacaaatacaAGTACCTCCTGTTGACCTCCTCGCACACGTGCTCTTCGCGTTCACATTCTCTGTTGTTTTTTCCACcttcgtctcctgttgtttagtggTGATTACAGCATCTAGCACGTCTTCGTGACCGCAACGGCTCAGCTGTAACATTGTCATCTTGTGGATCAATTTATTAATGCAAATAATTCCTGTTGCATGCGTACACTGTGCGTTCAGAGTATGTGTGGTTACAAAA
This window harbors:
- the vdac1 gene encoding voltage-dependent anion-selective channel protein 1; the encoded protein is MAIPPTYVDLGKSARDIFTKGYGFGLIKLDLKTRSENGLEFKSSGSANTETSKVAGTLETKYKWAEHGLTFTEKWNTDNTLGTEISLEDQLAKGLKLTFDSAFSPNTGKKSGKIKSSYQREHINLGCDVDYDINGTAVHGAVVVGIEGWLAGYQMTFEAGRNRISQSNFAVGYKTDEFQLHTNVNDGTEFGGSIYQKVNDNLETAVNLAWTAGNSNTRFGIAAKYQIDADASFSAKVNNSSLVGLGYTQTLKPGIKLTLSALLDGKNINAGGHKLGLGLEFEA